In the genome of Lathyrus oleraceus cultivar Zhongwan6 chromosome 4, CAAS_Psat_ZW6_1.0, whole genome shotgun sequence, the window gggtgtatgcgccagatgaattggcgcatacaccaatCAAACATACATAGGTGCCACTaacattggcgcctcctcatgaggcccaatgtaggcgccactagcattggcgcctcctcacGAGGAGTCTAATGCATGCGTCAATACTATTGGCGTCTCCTCTTCATGCATTGGGGGTACGTCAATTCATCTGCCGCATCCTCTATCAAACCTGATTATTTTGGTAATATTTTTGAATAATTGGTTACTTtggaattatttttgaaaataatggttattttgaaaaaaaattctaaaagtttgttttaatatatttgtaatattttaatacaaataaaataaaaaataaaattaattataaaaacaatgatatatttTATTAGTTCATAAATGTCTATTGATTGCTTACTCATTCCATCCTAAAATAAGAATAGTTTAAGGTTTTTATAAATTGTCATAAATGTATAGGAGAATAATGACTTGAAAGAAGTTTTAATTATTTAATGGCATTCTGAAAGAAATTGATATTGAAAAAGTAAAATGATGTTTATTTTGAGATAAATTTTGTTTGGTaaaataattttgaaatgaaGTACCTCTCTAATGAAAGTAAAGTTTTGAAAACTAAAAATAATGCAGCGTTGTTCAATAGCGAACCAAAATATTAGTTTTAAAAATTGGAGagtaaaaaaatataattttagcaaaatagaagataaataaataaatttaagtCAGTAATTTTAAAAGTATTTCTTTTTTAAATTATGAATTTATATTGTGAAAAGTAATCTAATAATTTTAGATGTAATTGATGGTAATAAATTcagaatttgaaatttaaattctttgaaatataaaatataatatatatttttggtGACGATTAGGGCTTTCATTGttagaattttttttggtgaCAACTCAGAATTTGAAATGTATATTCTTTTAAATTCAGAATGTAAGTAAATAGTTTTTTTTTGGGACGTTTCAGAATTTGAAACTTAAACTATTTAActcatataataaaaataataattttttaagtttgtttaatcaaatatatatttatttattagtaAAATGGGAGGATCAAAGGTCTAAAATGAGGAGACATTAGGCAGCATGTCTCATAGACATTTGAACCGTTACTAAAAAATTATCATCGAATCAGATACAACCATCAAAACTGGACAAATCTAATTTGGTTAAAAAATCAGCACACTTAATAGTTTTTCTaaaaatgtgaatgaatgcaCTTCTTTAAaatgctgaaggagaagaagaatatgCCTAGCCAAAGTCGAACCTTGTTTAGACTTCAAAGGCGACCCTTGGAGAGCATCTGCTACTGTCTTTTTGCCATCTTGAACAATAAGGTTCTTGAAATCTCTCTTCCAAGCAGGCTCCAAACCCATAAGGACACCCCAGAATTCTGTAGCAAGACTATTGCAATCACCAATAGTCTTATGAAAGCCACAAAGTTATCTTTCTTGACTGTCACGAAAAACACCCCCACACTTAGTAAGCAATCTGCTAGTGGTAGCCCCGTCAGAATTAAAACAAACCCcgaaggtgtgaaaaacataagaaacggggtttgaattgagttttataaaacaaaagttttttaccaactcaagaacaccacttaaaagttaataacaaagagataaaaacacaagtattttattatcgttcgcttgaaactcaaagctactatAGTCCACCCTCCAAAGTGATTTCACCTTATACACACAgatttaatccactataatcaactgattagAATAATCACAAAGAAGCTTTTGTTTATTAAGTGGATCACTGGATTAAGATGCATATTATTGTTATTCATTCATTGAGCATGGTACATGTCATTGTAGTCAATGACATCATCTACGCCATGCATAGGTTGCCTCGAAGGCTCACGTCTCATTAATTCAAGATTATAAAAAGCATCATTTGGTTCATAAGTACAAATTGATTCATATCAACAAGTCCTTTTGGCCGACCTACAAGATTGGTGCATTATTATGGTCCATCACGTCTCATGGCGAGCATTCTTATTAAATGAGCATTTTTTTCTACTCATCTCGGGCCACGTCTAAAGATCTATTTAACGGATGTCCTAGGATTTGCATTTCCTGGTCCTGACTTGAGAAAATTTCCTGAGGATTTAGATTCAATGTCTTTTAATTCctataagaaagaaaatgaaacAGTTTTCTATGGACTTCATAATAATGTTACTTTTGATCAAAAAATACAAATTTAGATGTACAAAACCATTCTTTTTCCACATGGGCACGATCCTTCTGAGAATAAATTTTGTAAGGGGCATAATTTACAGTTATATTGGTAGACCTCATGATTTAAACACAGCCATGGCCTATGATCTAAAGACTTGAGGACATTACAATAAAAAAGTATATAAGCTTAAAACATCATGACAGTTGACCACGACAACTCCATGCACTCTCTTCACCAAAACACTTCCAGAAGCAGTAAACTTGGTATCATGAGTGAAACCTGCAGGATTCAAAGAAACAATGAGTAAGGATTTTCCCAAAGAGATTAtgatcaaaagaagaaaaactgTCACAAGCTGCCGAACGGCAAAACAGCAAAAACAAGCCGTCacacacaaaaaacaaaaaacggCTACAGACGCAAGTTCAGAGTATTCCTCCCACAGCAGGCCATGTTGCAGACCTTGGCAACATGATTGTCCTTCAATGGCAGGATGGTTAACAACTCCAAGCAGATGATTCAGTTccagaatgttgatgttaataaCTGGATAGGGATTTGGTCGGTAGCAGAGAATTTAAACAATCGAGAAAACTATCATGCTAAACACAGTTGAGAGTATCTCTTAGCCTACACTTGGAAATGAGGTTACATTTAAAGATTCACCTTTTTGGGACATAAGGTTTAGCTATAGCGGCAGGACCATTGCATTATGAATCATCAATTAAAGACGGGATTGGTTTAAACGCCATAATGCTCCAAACCAAAACAGTGCCAGGGTATGCTTCAAAAAAAAACCTGTTACAATAGAACCTATTATCAGAGAACCATGACAGATGCTGAACCATGACAAGAAGAAACCTGTTACCAAACcatccaaccttgatcaaatatACGATCTAAAAACTGCACAAACCACTACTGCATCACCAAGCATAGCAACCCACAAATCAGCTCACGCACAAGCAAAGTAtccaaaacaaaaataatcattaccatagcaaaatttcattcaaacttctaacacaatagCTAACAACATCACATTCCAAGTTAACAGGTTTTCAGCATATGACTAACCTCATGGTCATAGAACCACAGGAGCAATCATGACTACCACCATGTAAAACACAACAGACTAGCAATCCAAGCTCAGCCATCAACAAGGTTAACATCCATACAAGTATCATCAAGCATCCTGAATATCATTCAGATCACCTACCAATTACCAAACCAAGTATCAAACATGGCATCAATTTAATGGTCATAAGACTTGTAAGCACACAATTGTTATGATAAACCAAAGGCAAAGATTCACAGGATTCGAAAATACTTGAGCAGCAATTCATACCTAAATGTATTAAGTCCTCACATCAGCAAAAACGGAAGAAGTGTTGTGAATCGAAGTTGAGAAGTCATCAATTAAGGTTAAAATATATGCCAGTAAATACCAATTTCCTTACCTCAATTGTTGAAGGTTTCACCGCAGTAAAAACTAGATGGGAGATTCAGTGAAGACGGCCACGCATTTGGAGATTTTTTGGGACCACAATCAAATCCGTTTCCTACCACATTTACATTGGTCCCCACCAAAATCTAAAGAAAGATTTGATGCTAACGGAATGATTCCTTTTTGCACCATCTGCCAAGGATCCACACACGATTTTGGGGAGCTCATTTCACTCTATAAAAAGGAAAGCTAATCGATTGAAAAAGGAGAGAAGAAAAATACCGTCACTCTGCTGAAATACCAAACGAACCTTACACCGAAAAGCTCCGCTAAAACTCTGTATTTCAACTCTGATTTTCACACTGAAAATCAGGGTTTGAAGAGCTTGACCCCTTCAATCGCGTGCAAAAGGAAATGACAATCAATTAGAGGAGAAAGTCAGAATCAGACAGAAAACAAGGAGTGGATACAGAAGGATAGAAAGAAAAGGAAGAAACTTGAAACAACAAGCAAAAGAAGAGGGACAACGTCATACATACTCACCGAAGGTAATCATGGCCGTCAGGTCTTCGTCGGGGCTACGATGCTCCGGCGGAATCTTTCCCTTTTATTTTGCTTTAAAGTGCTTTGACCTTGTATTTTGACTCGTTAATTTCTGCTGTTGATTGTGATATAGAAAACGGGTTAGAAGCTAAGATTAGGTTTTCCTTTGAGGTTCCGATTCGCTACTGTTTTCTAGATCCCGTCGAGGATATGGAGGTTTGAGGGGATTGTGGTCGTTTGTCACGTTGGAAGTTTTGAACTTCATGTTCGAGTCCTGGTTTGTTTGAGGATGAACACCGAAGGGTGTTCATCGGTTTCCTTTCAAAAAAAAGTTCTGTCTCTGCAGTTTTGGATTGGGACCATGCACACGATTTAATAGGGAGAGGATATTTTCCAGAAAGAATGAAGAGTCGTTTTAAGAGAGAGAgacaaaattattttgatttatttcttTGCTTTAAGGGGTGATTGTTTCttcttttaaaatattattaagaGTAAATTAATGTTATTGATGATAGATACTTGGGTGCTGTCAGATTATGTTCCCAAAATCTTTATGATGTTATCAATGAACAATGATGCGCGTGGCGGTAGGTAAACCGAGGCCAACCTTTTCTCTTCTCGGCGGTACCACTTGGCTGAGTAGGAGAGGATTTTGGGCCTTGTGGCCCATCCCGAAAATAACACTACTTTAAGTCCCTTGGGCCTTCTTTGATCCAATGTTTAGGGcctaactttttatttatttcccaaACATTCCAATTTGGTCTACTTGGTTTATGAGCTATTCTTGattgttttaattaaaattaagatAACACTAATATTAGAAATATTTATTAGTTCGGTTTCGATTACTATTTTCAACTCTTCTTTTTATCTTGTTATAATATTATAATTAGTTAAATGGTGGATTAATGGTTAACGTCAACAAATAATTTACTTTATTTTCTAATAAATAAGTTTGACGTTGGTCCAATACCAAATAGTCTTTCCCAAAGtatattaattctaaataaattcaaattcaccGTATTTAAATAGTATTCTCTtataaattatttaatttaattttgaatgaaaaggagaatagtaagcctccgcttcactatctctcgactattcgaacaattggcgtacgccatattgctcggattttcgtcattcatttaaaaccctaaaactccataaaataaaaatcactccaccaattaattataaattctaaaagtttatttttaataataatctttgaatgaaaaggagaatagtgagcatccgcttcattatctctcgattattcgaataattggcgtacgccatattgctcggattttcgtcattcaattaaaaccctaataatcatacaatttcaaatcaatttttcaaatcaaacataggttctaaattcaaattatttctaaacttcaaccatcatattcaaatcattttccaaatcaactacaaattctaaaacatttaattctaaatttatgataataaagaggataggaggcgtacgcctcactatctttcgattattcgaataattggcgtacgccacattgctcgagtttttgtcatcaaacttaaaacacaatcgaataaactcaaatcacctcttatatcaaacccaattttacaaaataaactatacaacttcaatagagaatgggaggcgtacgcctcaccactccttgattatttgaataattggcgtacgccaccttgctcaaatcatcgacaaatccaaacctaccaaccCAAAATTCAAGCTATCTTCATAAATCGAATACAATATCTAAACATAtctttttacaatttaaacctcgggtgataaaagatgggaggcgtacgcctcaccgtctctcgattatttggataattggcgtacgccatattgcacaaattatcgacttccgactaaaacacgttaaataaacttggataagggaataggtggcgtacgcctcgttattctttgaataagcaagtaggaggcgtacgcctcactaccgtgcgtattcaacatccacaaacaaactttcaaaacaattcgaacgaaaagggaatagaaggcgcacgccttattattcctcgaaagaattgaacgattggtgtacaccatattgctcaatctttcgtcgttcctcaaatcatcaacaaatcaaacctaacttctcgccctcgagcgatcgaaaccaatcaaatccaaacacgtcaattcaactcgtcacccccgcgtgaccaaaaccctttcaaaaagaacactgtcaatcctttctaatgcgcacaacaaaccagtgctagagcctccaccgagagtagacaagccagtgtttagccgttagaacgccgacctacacagtcgttcatcaaaacaaaacacaaccaatattcgtagtagcccgaactacgaatgctctgatttccttattgcaccataaggatacgtaggcaggagattgctgtatcttcgcgagcacactaataaaaaacctcccatttcccccatcctgaggtcttcatccacatctatcatcaattctaattactcgaagcaagcagataaacagtcaattaacagtcaaatagcaaaatcagactaaaaggttcccgttgagtacaacggacgtgaggggtgctaataccttccccttgcgtaatcgactcccgaacccgaatatggttgcgacgaccattattcttatttctaaaggttttctcgatattttcctattccttcattggaataaataaagttcggtggcgactctgtttcgaacaacattttttttccgcgtcctatcgcgagggatcgcattatcatctttttttgaggtgcgacaatTACATGCGACTCTATATGACTAATGCACAAATACAAGCTATTCAAAATCCTTTGATTCTTAGTAAAATTGGTGTCCCCACAACGACAATAAAGTGGATGAATTTTTCTGAAATGAGTCATCTTATATCAAATGTATATGACTGAGTTTTAGTTTAGTTTACAAGACATAGTTTTTCGTAAATCGTTTTCCCTCTGCTAAGTTGCCCTCCAAATAATTTAAATGGCCGGGTTGTCTTGATTAGACAGATTGCTACTAAGATGCATTTTATACAAGCTTATTTGAAACGAGGGTGTCCTCTACCACCAACATTCGTAGAATGGAGAGAACGTCTTAAGGAAGAAACATCTGAGTGAGAACTTTGCTTTTTTGGATAGGATGCATGAGTTCTAGAAATTAAATGATGTTGAAAAATAATACAATAGAAAAAAGTCTAATGCGAAAagttcaataaatttaaaaagatGTCATCGATTTTGATGCATTTTAATCGTATGTACTTCTAATTTTGTTGATTCACTATGTTCATTTTTATTCTTATATCTTCATTTTAAGATGTCCAAACATAATCTAAGCGTATAAATAAAGCATTACTTTTGAAAACAAATTAATTGTTGAGTTTCTAGTAAGAGATGAGTCCTCTTCAATTCTGGACAAATTCTACATAAGAGTTTTTAAATGTTGTGAAACTGAAGTTATTAGACTAAGGTTTTGCTTAAATTGATGCAATGAGATGATATGAAGTGATATGAGATGAAATAGAATAAGATTACATTGTTTGAGTTAATTAAAATCAGATCCAgtataataaaattttattattctattttatttcatttcatcactTTTCATTAGCATTGTTTCCCTTAGATATGAGGAATAAAAAATTACATCACTTTCTACTAGTATTGATCACTTTCTACGAGTATTGTTCCCTTTAATATGAGCAGAATGAAAATTTTCATCACTTTCCATCAGTATTGTTTCTCTTTTATATGAGCAGAATCAAAAACTTACTTTGTTTTTATCGCTAATTATTCaaataataaagtaataaaatttctatttcactctattctatttttgctaaATTTCAATAACTCTATTTATCTTAAGATATTAAAATATAAtctaaaataatataataaaattgtatatctAACGAACTAGAAATTTTTGTCTTAAAAAATCTAGCATCATACtaacaaaaaattattaaaatttatatatGCAGATGGGTGGCTGaccaattaaataaaaaaatattaaaacataataATTTTTAGTTTTATGCTATCTTTACAAGTACTCTGGCGGTGAGCAAGTTGTCCATTTACATATGGATAGTACTGCTTATAAAAAAATAAGAATGGATAAAACCATATATAAAACCAATCCAAAATATCCGGATCCATGTCCAGATCCGCTTGGAGTTTCGCTTCACTTCTCTAGGGTTTCTCAAACGCATTATAGAATCTCTCCACTCTCAGATTTCCTCTATAGATTAAAGAAGCATCGGAGAACTAATTCCGTCGCCGGAAACCGAACGCCGTTGCCGGAAACAAAAAACCTGAACCGAAAAAAATGTCAAGCAAGAAGAAACACAAACGAAAACACAGCGACAACGATGAAGACGACGACGTTTTCTACTACCGCTACTGCGCTTCGTCCTCAACCCCCAACACCACCACCGGCACCACATCCAGTAATCAACCCCAATCAAAACCGAACAACAAAGGATCATCAATAGGAGGAACAGGTGAACCCTTAGCACCATCAAAATCGACGCTATACGTTTCTAATCTAGATTACTCCCTAACAAACTCCGATCTCCATACGCTCTTCTCTACTTTCGGCCGCATCGCGCGTGTAACCGTTCTCAAAGACCGTCACACGCGCCTAAGCCGCGGTGTCGCGTTTGTCCAATTCGTTTCTCGTAATGACGCCCAACGCGCCGTGGCGGAGATGAATAAGAAGATTCTCAATGGAAGGACTCTAACTGCTTCTATTGCTGCTGATAATGGACGTGCTCCGGAGTTTATTCGGAAGCGCGTGTACAATACTGAGACTGCTTTGTGTTATGAGTGTGGGGGGCATGGTCATTTGTCGTATGAGTGTCCTAAGAATCAGTTGGGGCCGAGGCCGCGGCCTCAGCCTAAGAAGCCGCGACGGGGATTTAGTGGGCTGAGGGATAGGGATGGGGAGGAGGAAGGTgatgaggaggaggaggagggtGGTCAGATTGCTGCGGAGCAGTTTGACGATAATTGGGCTTTTGTTGTGGATGATGAAGCGGGTGAAAGGTTGCTGGGGAGAAACAGAAATGATGATGAGGGTTTGGACAACAACAAGACgaagaagaaagggaagaaaGCTGGGTATTTCAGTGATGAGAgtgatcatgatgatgatgattgatcatgACTATGTAGCATTGACACTTCAGATTGAAGGTGTGTGTTTGGTATTCCGCATTACCGCATTATTCAACTAGTCCTGTGTGTCGTGTCTATATATGTGCCAGTGTTTCATAGATCTAAATGgcaattttttgtttttatcaaGATATGGTGTAATTGATGAAATTGTTTATATGTTGTTGGCTTGGTTGGATGTGTTTATGGTTTTGATCACAAGCACATGTTAGTTATTAGTTATTGTGGTAGTAATTAGTGATAGTGGTGGTGAATTGGTGATGAGCATTTTTGTGTATTCCATATTTTCATAGTTAATGAATGATGACAGACGAGTCTCTTATTTATCGGCTTAATTTAGCATTCGGTTTACCTGTAAAACAGAAAGGAAAAGCCTGTTCgttat includes:
- the LOC127137589 gene encoding U11/U12 small nuclear ribonucleoprotein 31 kDa protein, yielding MSSKKKHKRKHSDNDEDDDVFYYRYCASSSTPNTTTGTTSSNQPQSKPNNKGSSIGGTGEPLAPSKSTLYVSNLDYSLTNSDLHTLFSTFGRIARVTVLKDRHTRLSRGVAFVQFVSRNDAQRAVAEMNKKILNGRTLTASIAADNGRAPEFIRKRVYNTETALCYECGGHGHLSYECPKNQLGPRPRPQPKKPRRGFSGLRDRDGEEEGDEEEEEGGQIAAEQFDDNWAFVVDDEAGERLLGRNRNDDEGLDNNKTKKKGKKAGYFSDESDHDDDD